From a region of the Bacteroides sp. AN502(2024) genome:
- a CDS encoding GGGtGRT protein — MIREVKFESQDRRMKGIIKALNANGIKDIEEANAICEAAGLDPYKTCEETQPICFENAKWAYVVGTAIALKKHCTNAADAAEAIGIGLQSFCIPGSVADDRKVGIGHGNLAAMLLREETKCFAFLAGHESFAAAEGAIKIAAKADKVRKEPLRCILNGLGKDAAQIISRINGFTYVQTQFDYFTGELKVVREIAYSDGPRAKVKCYGADDVREGVAIMWKEGVDVSITGNSTNPTRFQHPVAGTYKKERVLAGKPYFSVASGGGTGRTLHPDNMAAGPASYGMTDTMGRMHSDAQFAGSSSVPAHVEMMGFLGIGNNPMVGCTVACAVDVATALSK, encoded by the coding sequence ATGATTAGAGAAGTAAAATTCGAAAGCCAAGACCGTCGTATGAAAGGTATCATTAAAGCCTTGAACGCTAACGGCATCAAAGACATCGAAGAAGCTAACGCTATTTGCGAAGCTGCCGGACTTGATCCTTATAAAACATGTGAAGAAACTCAGCCTATCTGTTTTGAAAATGCAAAATGGGCTTATGTAGTAGGTACTGCCATCGCTCTTAAGAAGCACTGCACAAACGCTGCTGATGCTGCTGAAGCTATCGGTATCGGTCTGCAGTCATTCTGTATTCCCGGTTCTGTAGCTGACGACCGTAAGGTGGGTATCGGTCATGGTAACCTGGCTGCTATGCTGCTGCGCGAAGAGACTAAATGTTTCGCTTTTCTGGCAGGTCACGAATCTTTTGCTGCTGCCGAAGGTGCTATCAAAATCGCTGCCAAAGCAGACAAAGTACGTAAAGAACCGTTGCGTTGCATCCTGAACGGTCTTGGAAAAGACGCTGCTCAGATCATCTCTCGTATCAACGGCTTTACTTATGTTCAGACTCAATTCGATTACTTCACAGGTGAACTGAAAGTTGTCCGCGAAATCGCTTACTCTGACGGTCCTCGTGCAAAAGTAAAATGTTATGGTGCTGACGATGTTCGCGAAGGTGTGGCTATCATGTGGAAAGAAGGTGTAGATGTATCTATCACAGGTAACTCTACGAACCCGACTCGTTTCCAACATCCCGTAGCAGGTACTTACAAGAAAGAACGTGTTCTTGCAGGTAAACCTTATTTCTCCGTTGCTTCAGGTGGTGGTACAGGTCGTACTCTTCATCCGGACAACATGGCTGCCGGTCCTGCTTCTTATGGTATGACCGACACGATGGGTCGTATGCACTCAGATGCTCAGTTCGCAGGTTCTTCATCTGTTCCTGCTCACGTAGAAATGATGGGATTCCTGGGTATCGGTAACAACCCGATGGTGGGATGTACAGTGGCTTGTGCGGTTGACGTAGCTACTGCTTTGAGTAAGTAA
- a CDS encoding XRE family transcriptional regulator codes for MIHIGQLIEMELHRQERSVTWFANKLYCDRTNVYSIFKRKSIDTELLLRISYILNHNFFSYYFSEFEEEQTIHPKISN; via the coding sequence ATGATACATATAGGACAACTGATTGAAATGGAACTTCACCGTCAAGAACGTTCTGTGACCTGGTTTGCAAATAAACTATATTGCGATCGAACAAACGTGTACTCTATATTCAAAAGAAAGAGTATTGACACAGAGTTACTATTACGCATTAGTTATATATTAAATCATAACTTCTTCAGTTACTATTTTTCCGAATTTGAAGAAGAACAAACAATACATCCGAAAATTAGCAACTAA
- a CDS encoding iron-sulfur cluster assembly scaffold protein, translating to MTYSHEVEHMCVVKKGPNHGPAPIPEEGKWVKSKEIVDISGLTHGIGWCAPQQGACKLTLNVKEGIIQEALVETIGCSGMTHSAAMAAEILPGKTILEALNTDLVCDAINTAMRELFLQIVYGRTQSAFSEGGLIIGAGLEDLGKGLRSQVGTLYGTLAKGPRYLEMAEGYIKQIFLDKNDEICGYEFVHMGKFMEEIKKGTDANEALKKVTGTYGRVTAEQGAVKSIDPRHE from the coding sequence ATGACTTATTCACACGAAGTGGAACACATGTGTGTTGTAAAGAAGGGTCCTAACCACGGACCGGCTCCCATACCCGAAGAAGGCAAATGGGTAAAATCTAAAGAAATCGTTGATATTTCCGGTTTGACACATGGTATTGGTTGGTGTGCTCCTCAACAGGGTGCTTGTAAACTGACACTGAATGTTAAAGAAGGTATCATTCAGGAAGCTTTGGTTGAAACTATCGGATGTTCCGGTATGACTCACTCTGCTGCTATGGCTGCTGAAATTCTTCCGGGAAAAACGATCCTTGAAGCATTGAACACTGACCTGGTTTGCGATGCTATCAATACAGCTATGCGCGAGCTGTTCCTGCAAATCGTTTACGGACGTACTCAATCTGCTTTCTCTGAAGGAGGATTGATCATCGGTGCAGGTTTGGAAGACTTGGGAAAAGGTCTGCGTAGCCAGGTAGGTACTCTTTATGGTACTTTGGCCAAAGGTCCCCGTTACCTCGAAATGGCAGAAGGGTATATCAAACAGATCTTCTTGGACAAGAACGACGAAATCTGCGGATACGAATTCGTACACATGGGTAAGTTCATGGAGGAAATCAAGAAAGGTACCGATGCTAACGAAGCTTTGAAAAAAGTTACAGGTACTTACGGACGCGTAACAGCAGAACAGGGAGCAGTTAAATCTATTGATCCACGTCACGAATAA
- the galK gene encoding galactokinase, with translation MDTEYVRSRFIKHFDGTTGFLYASPGRINLIGEHTDYNGGFVFPGAIDKGMIAEIKPNGTNKVRAYSIDLKDYVEFGLNEEDAPRTSWARYIFGVCREMIKRGVEVKGFNTAFAGDVPLGAGMSSSAALESTYAFALNELFGENKIDKFELAKVGQATEHNYCGVNCGIMDQFASVFGKAGSLIRLDCRSLEYQYFPFHPEGYRLVLIDSVVKHELASSAYNKRRQSCEAAVAAIQKKHPHVEFLRDCTMAMLEEAKADISAEDYMRAEYVIEEIQRVLDVCDALEKDDYETVGKKMYETHHGMSKLYEVSCEELDFLNDCAKEYGVTGSRVMGGGFGGCTINLVKEELYDNFVEKTKDAFKAKFGRSPKVYDVVIGDGSRRLE, from the coding sequence ATGGATACAGAATATGTAAGAAGTCGATTCATTAAACATTTTGACGGTACTACCGGATTTCTATATGCTTCTCCGGGCCGTATCAACCTAATTGGCGAACACACTGACTACAACGGTGGATTCGTATTTCCGGGCGCGATAGATAAAGGGATGATTGCTGAAATCAAACCTAACGGTACCAACAAAGTTAGAGCTTACTCTATCGACTTGAAGGATTATGTAGAATTCGGTTTGAATGAGGAAGATGCTCCACGCACCAGCTGGGCGAGATATATTTTCGGTGTATGCCGTGAAATGATTAAACGTGGCGTTGAAGTGAAGGGATTCAATACCGCTTTTGCGGGTGATGTGCCTCTGGGTGCAGGGATGTCTTCTTCTGCTGCTTTGGAAAGTACGTATGCTTTCGCATTGAACGAACTGTTCGGTGAAAACAAAATCGATAAATTCGAATTGGCTAAAGTGGGTCAGGCTACAGAACATAACTATTGTGGTGTGAACTGTGGTATTATGGACCAGTTTGCTTCTGTATTCGGTAAAGCCGGCAGCTTGATCCGTCTGGATTGCCGTTCACTGGAGTATCAATATTTCCCATTCCATCCGGAAGGTTATCGTCTGGTTCTGATAGATTCGGTGGTGAAACACGAATTGGCTTCTTCTGCTTACAACAAACGTCGCCAAAGCTGTGAAGCTGCTGTTGCCGCTATCCAGAAAAAACATCCGCACGTAGAATTCCTGCGCGACTGTACGATGGCTATGCTGGAAGAAGCAAAAGCTGATATCAGCGCTGAAGACTATATGCGTGCAGAATATGTAATCGAAGAAATCCAACGTGTACTGGACGTTTGTGACGCATTGGAAAAGGATGATTACGAAACTGTGGGTAAGAAGATGTATGAAACTCATCACGGCATGAGCAAGTTATACGAGGTAAGCTGCGAAGAACTCGACTTCCTGAACGACTGCGCTAAAGAATACGGTGTAACCGGTTCACGCGTAATGGGTGGTGGCTTCGGTGGTTGTACCATCAACCTTGTGAAAGAAGAGTTGTATGACAACTTCGTTGAAAAGACAAAAGATGCTTTCAAAGCTAAATTCGGCAGAAGCCCGAAAGTGTATGACGTAGTAATCGGTGACGGTTCCCGTAGACTGGAATAA
- a CDS encoding outer membrane beta-barrel protein, whose translation MKTMKLFLAASLILITNAASAQFANSNTSTSGTMPQSSSRNVDTNGWQRISLSYNPLKITSDKSDAEDINGTGIALEYTKGFSIAKEFPIFLEIGVNAMYSFYKVDENEKGQDYTLINGTKAELKYTHLALKVPVNLAYKFSLSNKNISIVPYVGINFKGNLLGKAKHKLVDDLDEETTEKEFWQDYEEDYAEDHGISGREESNLFDKKETGNKDATWKRFQMGWQLGVGLYYNQLYVGVGYGKDITELCKKTKIGTTSITLGYSF comes from the coding sequence ATGAAAACAATGAAACTTTTTCTAGCAGCTAGTTTAATATTGATAACAAACGCTGCGTCAGCACAATTCGCAAATTCTAATACTTCGACTTCCGGAACTATGCCACAAAGTTCATCGCGCAATGTAGACACTAATGGCTGGCAAAGGATTTCTCTTTCATATAATCCCCTAAAAATTACATCTGATAAATCAGATGCTGAAGATATTAATGGAACGGGGATTGCGCTTGAGTATACTAAAGGGTTCAGCATTGCAAAGGAATTTCCAATCTTCTTGGAAATAGGTGTAAATGCCATGTACTCATTTTATAAAGTTGATGAAAATGAGAAAGGGCAAGATTATACACTTATTAATGGCACTAAAGCAGAATTAAAATATACCCATCTGGCACTAAAGGTTCCTGTGAATTTGGCATATAAATTTTCTTTGTCTAATAAGAATATTTCTATCGTTCCTTATGTTGGAATTAATTTTAAAGGGAATCTTCTAGGGAAAGCCAAACATAAACTAGTAGATGATTTGGATGAAGAAACAACAGAAAAGGAATTTTGGCAGGATTACGAAGAGGATTATGCAGAAGATCACGGAATATCTGGTAGAGAAGAAAGTAATTTGTTTGACAAAAAAGAGACTGGAAATAAAGATGCCACATGGAAACGTTTCCAAATGGGTTGGCAATTAGGAGTAGGTCTTTATTATAACCAACTGTACGTAGGGGTAGGATATGGCAAGGATATTACCGAACTGTGTAAGAAAACTAAAATAGGAACAACCTCAATAACATTAGGATATAGTTTCTAA